One window of Balnearium lithotrophicum genomic DNA carries:
- the dapB gene encoding 4-hydroxy-tetrahydrodipicolinate reductase, whose amino-acid sequence MVKLAVAGAKGRMGSLIANLALQESDFKLVGVTEKPDSEFIGSEFSRGVKFYSSLREFEERPDVLIDFTTPNATLKNIEDAKTLGVSLVIGTTGFSEEEKRIIEEASKVIPIVFSPNMSLGVNILFKIVGEVTRALKDKGYDVEIFEIHHRFKKDAPSGTAVRLAEIVAENLGKNLEDVAVYGRKGLVGERKPDEIGILSSRMGDVVGDHTVFFGTLGERLELTHRATSRETFARGALIAAKWVFDKKPGLYTMFDVLEI is encoded by the coding sequence ATGGTAAAGCTTGCCGTTGCAGGTGCTAAGGGTAGGATGGGTTCATTAATAGCAAATTTAGCCCTTCAGGAGAGTGATTTTAAGCTTGTAGGGGTTACGGAAAAACCCGACTCTGAGTTCATAGGGAGCGAATTTTCAAGAGGGGTTAAATTCTACAGTTCTTTAAGGGAGTTTGAGGAAAGGCCGGATGTTCTCATTGACTTTACTACTCCTAATGCGACCTTAAAAAACATTGAAGATGCAAAAACTTTGGGGGTTTCCCTTGTAATAGGAACTACGGGATTTTCTGAAGAGGAAAAAAGGATAATAGAGGAAGCCTCCAAGGTTATTCCGATAGTTTTCTCTCCCAACATGAGTTTAGGGGTAAACATTTTATTTAAGATAGTTGGAGAAGTTACAAGAGCTTTAAAGGATAAGGGTTACGACGTAGAGATTTTTGAAATTCACCACAGGTTCAAAAAGGATGCCCCTTCTGGAACTGCAGTGAGGCTGGCAGAGATAGTTGCAGAAAATTTAGGTAAAAATTTGGAGGATGTAGCCGTTTATGGAAGGAAAGGACTCGTAGGGGAGAGAAAGCCCGATGAGATTGGAATTCTCTCCTCAAGAATGGGGGACGTTGTGGGAGACCATACAGTATTCTTTGGAACGTTGGGAGAGAGATTAGAGCTCACCCACAGGGCAACGAGCAGGGAGACCTTTGCTAGGGGAGCTCTAATTGCCGCTAAGTGGGTCTTTGATAAGAAACCCGGACTCTACACAATGTTTGACGTTTTGGAGATTTGA
- the hisA gene encoding 1-(5-phosphoribosyl)-5-[(5-phosphoribosylamino)methylideneamino]imidazole-4-carboxamide isomerase, translating into MFEVIPAVDIKGGKCVRLYQGRADREKVYFENPVEVAKRWENLGARRVHVVDLDGAFEGIPKNLPIVREIVEELSIPVQFGGGVRTLKALEELFKAGVDRVVVGTVAVENPELFKEMVKEFPNKVVVGIDAKNGIATTKGWVELSGIPAVELAKRVDDENIWGFVYTDISRDGTLTSPNFEEVEKFASSVTHPVIASGGVSKLEDLVKLSKIKNVFGAIVGRALYEGTVDLKEALEVLSGA; encoded by the coding sequence ATGTTTGAGGTAATTCCTGCAGTTGATATAAAAGGTGGAAAGTGTGTGAGGCTCTATCAGGGAAGGGCAGATAGGGAGAAGGTCTACTTTGAAAACCCCGTTGAGGTTGCAAAAAGGTGGGAAAATTTAGGAGCTCGTAGAGTCCACGTAGTTGACCTCGACGGTGCATTTGAGGGCATTCCTAAGAACCTGCCAATAGTTAGAGAAATAGTAGAGGAGCTCTCCATTCCCGTTCAGTTTGGAGGAGGGGTAAGGACTTTAAAAGCCCTTGAGGAGCTGTTTAAAGCCGGAGTTGACAGAGTGGTTGTTGGAACGGTTGCCGTTGAAAATCCAGAGCTCTTTAAAGAAATGGTTAAAGAGTTCCCAAACAAAGTTGTTGTTGGGATAGATGCAAAGAACGGTATTGCAACGACAAAGGGCTGGGTAGAGCTTTCCGGAATTCCTGCAGTTGAACTTGCAAAAAGGGTTGATGATGAAAACATTTGGGGATTTGTGTATACCGACATATCAAGGGACGGAACTCTAACGAGTCCAAACTTTGAGGAAGTAGAGAAGTTTGCATCGTCGGTTACTCACCCAGTTATAGCATCGGGCGGAGTTTCAAAATTAGAGGATTTAGTTAAACTTTCCAAAATTAAAAATGTTTTTGGTGCAATTGTTGGAAGGGCTCTCTACGAGGGAACTGTTGACCTAAAGGAAGCCCTTGAGGTTTTAAGTGGAGCTTAA
- a CDS encoding T4 RnlA family RNA ligase, whose translation MELNLDRALKEIENNKYFKVLERENLTKVSYRYNAPFVFDSPLKRELRGITFDRKTGSVVSRPFHKFFNLNEVEETKEERLRGEYIFREKLDGTMLHPVLINNKVKLLTQKGFSNPYTEKGEELLKKNDNLLNFTKELLNKGFTPIFELISPEFQLVIPYDKDELFLTEIRENKSGRYYLEEWENEIKERGIKIPRKFYGRLKDLLKLIENRESIEGFVLKDFSKKEPFPLFVKVKSPWYVEHHYAFTYLNNIPDHKFFNIFLQGRVDDIFSRVTNENLVREKEERLKKLTNLYTDLLSLVEKLSEVYGSSKFDEVFEREVKKLRKKYGRDFSKLKIQENYLKEAVRIAKTGGKYESYLGTKFYTMLKTKEIELLK comes from the coding sequence GTGGAGCTTAACCTCGATAGAGCTCTAAAGGAGATAGAAAACAACAAGTACTTTAAAGTATTAGAAAGGGAAAACTTAACGAAGGTATCCTATAGGTACAATGCCCCTTTTGTCTTTGATTCTCCTTTAAAGAGAGAACTGAGGGGAATTACTTTTGATAGGAAAACGGGAAGTGTAGTTTCCCGTCCTTTCCATAAATTTTTCAATTTAAACGAGGTTGAAGAGACAAAGGAAGAGAGATTAAGGGGAGAGTATATTTTTAGAGAAAAACTTGATGGAACGATGCTCCATCCTGTTTTAATAAACAACAAAGTAAAGCTTTTAACCCAAAAGGGTTTCTCCAATCCTTACACCGAAAAGGGAGAGGAACTTTTAAAAAAGAACGATAACTTACTGAACTTTACTAAGGAGCTACTAAACAAAGGATTTACTCCGATTTTTGAGCTTATCTCTCCCGAGTTTCAACTTGTAATTCCGTACGATAAGGATGAGCTTTTCCTAACAGAAATTAGAGAAAACAAATCAGGTAGATACTATCTCGAAGAGTGGGAAAATGAAATTAAAGAGAGAGGAATAAAGATTCCTCGTAAATTTTACGGGAGACTTAAGGATTTACTTAAGCTAATTGAGAATAGAGAAAGTATAGAGGGATTTGTTTTAAAGGATTTCTCTAAGAAAGAGCCTTTTCCCCTTTTTGTTAAGGTCAAATCTCCTTGGTACGTAGAGCATCACTACGCTTTTACGTACCTTAATAACATTCCAGACCATAAATTTTTTAACATATTCCTTCAGGGAAGAGTTGACGACATTTTCTCAAGAGTAACTAATGAAAATTTAGTAAGAGAAAAGGAAGAAAGGTTAAAAAAACTAACAAACCTTTACACTGATTTACTGAGTTTGGTAGAAAAATTATCTGAGGTTTATGGTTCTTCTAAATTTGACGAGGTATTTGAAAGAGAAGTTAAGAAGCTGAGGAAAAAATATGGAAGGGATTTTAGTAAGTTAAAAATTCAAGAAAATTATCTAAAGGAAGCTGTCAGAATAGCAAAGACCGGCGGGAAGTACGAGTCCTATTTAGGAACGAAGTTCTACACAATGTTGAAAACAAAAGAAATAGAATTGTTAAAATAG
- the thrB gene encoding homoserine kinase has translation MRFKVSVPASTSNLGPGFDALGLALSLYNEFLFEPSDFYSVEIEGEGKEELPKDESNLFLKTYRSTMEYLGLNQPIKVKLINRIPLGRGLGSSATAIVGGILAAERISGKKLSLPEVIDIAFKFEPHPDNVLPAYTGGFVVAATNGDLHYIKLDWPDDLKVVIVVPELFLSTEDSRSVLPESYPKKDVIFNIQRVALLLGALQKRDYGLLKEAVKDRIHQPYRCDLIPSFWEVVSEGYKAGAYAVYLSGAGSCIGALADGNFDEIGRAMCNVFDALGIESRYLVLDVDRDGAKIEEL, from the coding sequence ATGAGGTTTAAAGTTTCCGTTCCAGCCTCCACAAGTAACTTAGGACCTGGGTTTGATGCATTAGGACTTGCCTTGAGCCTTTACAATGAATTTCTGTTTGAGCCGTCAGACTTTTACTCTGTAGAGATTGAGGGAGAGGGAAAGGAGGAGCTCCCCAAGGATGAAAGCAACCTCTTCTTAAAAACTTACAGAAGTACAATGGAGTACTTAGGTCTAAACCAACCCATAAAGGTTAAACTTATAAACAGAATTCCCTTAGGAAGAGGACTTGGAAGTTCTGCAACGGCAATTGTAGGGGGAATACTTGCCGCTGAGAGAATTTCCGGAAAGAAACTCTCCCTTCCAGAGGTCATTGATATTGCCTTTAAGTTTGAACCACACCCTGACAACGTTCTACCTGCATACACCGGTGGATTTGTTGTAGCCGCAACGAACGGAGACCTCCACTACATAAAACTTGACTGGCCTGACGATTTGAAGGTTGTAATTGTTGTTCCTGAACTCTTCCTCTCCACAGAGGATTCCCGCTCTGTTCTTCCAGAGAGCTATCCTAAGAAGGACGTTATTTTTAACATCCAAAGGGTTGCTCTACTTTTAGGAGCCCTCCAAAAGAGGGACTACGGGCTTTTAAAGGAGGCAGTTAAGGATAGAATCCACCAACCTTACAGGTGTGACCTCATTCCTTCCTTCTGGGAGGTTGTTTCAGAAGGGTACAAAGCCGGAGCTTATGCAGTTTACCTGTCCGGCGCCGGAAGCTGTATTGGAGCTCTCGCAGACGGTAACTTTGACGAGATAGGAAGGGCGATGTGTAACGTTTTTGACGCTCTCGGAATAGAATCGAGGTACCTCGTTTTAGATGTTGACAGAGACGGGGCAAAGATAGAGGAGCTCTAA
- the rsmH gene encoding 16S rRNA (cytosine(1402)-N(4))-methyltransferase RsmH: MKGEIYHPPVLLKESLGYLKADKGGIFVDATLGGGGHTEAILRANPKNRVIGIDRDEEAIERALKRLESFGDRVSIYHANFSQIGKVLEEEGIDRVDGILFDLGVSHFHLRGERGFTVWKEQPLDMRMDRRQKLTAKDVVNKLSERELSEIIFKYGEERFARKIAREIVRRRKKKEIETTKELAEIVESVIPKKLWAGRKKHPAVKTFQAIRIYVNREFEEIERGIPEAAEFVKTGGRIVVITFHSLEDRLVKNILKNLENFKVVTKKPVQPTEEEVRENPASRSAKLRAVERIG; encoded by the coding sequence ATGAAGGGAGAGATTTACCATCCACCAGTTTTGCTGAAAGAGTCCTTAGGTTACCTAAAGGCCGATAAAGGAGGAATTTTTGTTGATGCCACGTTGGGAGGAGGAGGGCATACAGAGGCAATTTTAAGGGCAAATCCTAAAAACAGGGTTATTGGAATTGACAGGGATGAGGAGGCAATTGAGAGAGCTCTAAAGAGGTTGGAATCGTTTGGAGATAGAGTTTCAATATACCATGCAAACTTTTCTCAAATTGGAAAGGTGTTAGAAGAGGAGGGAATAGATAGAGTTGATGGCATTCTCTTCGACCTGGGAGTTTCACACTTTCACCTAAGGGGAGAGAGGGGATTTACAGTTTGGAAGGAACAGCCCTTGGATATGAGGATGGACAGAAGACAGAAGCTAACGGCAAAGGACGTTGTGAATAAGCTTTCAGAGAGGGAACTCTCAGAGATAATTTTCAAGTACGGAGAGGAGAGGTTTGCAAGGAAGATTGCAAGGGAGATTGTGAGGAGGAGAAAGAAGAAGGAGATAGAAACAACAAAGGAGCTTGCAGAGATTGTTGAATCTGTTATTCCTAAAAAGCTCTGGGCAGGAAGGAAAAAGCACCCTGCAGTAAAGACTTTTCAGGCAATAAGGATTTACGTAAACAGGGAGTTTGAGGAAATTGAGAGGGGAATTCCTGAGGCAGCAGAGTTTGTAAAAACTGGTGGGAGAATAGTTGTAATCACGTTTCACTCCTTGGAGGACAGGCTCGTTAAAAATATACTGAAGAACTTGGAGAACTTTAAGGTAGTTACGAAGAAGCCGGTCCAGCCAACGGAGGAGGAGGTAAGGGAAAATCCGGCCTCAAGGAGTGCAAAACTAAGGGCAGTTGAAAGAATAGGTTAG
- a CDS encoding ferritin-like domain-containing protein has translation MNRRDILKLLFGSLFSFVVPVYSEAEIVKEDKFVTFCNLAISHEYGAICQYINHSGIIQDKSVKKILEMNMMDEILHARSLTEILVKEGATPTVAIWPPQTGLQFEKLIEEDINGENQAIKLYSTILDLKESSKWRDSIYSFLKREELHRSRLVGILNAKKTNK, from the coding sequence ATGAATAGAAGAGATATTTTAAAACTCCTTTTTGGTTCACTATTTTCATTCGTCGTTCCTGTTTATTCGGAAGCAGAAATAGTTAAAGAGGATAAGTTTGTTACGTTCTGCAACCTTGCCATATCCCACGAATACGGAGCTATTTGTCAGTATATAAACCACAGTGGCATAATTCAAGATAAAAGTGTGAAAAAAATTCTTGAGATGAATATGATGGATGAGATTCTACACGCAAGAAGTTTAACTGAAATACTCGTTAAAGAGGGAGCTACTCCAACTGTAGCAATTTGGCCCCCACAGACGGGACTTCAATTTGAAAAATTGATAGAGGAAGACATTAATGGAGAAAATCAGGCCATAAAGCTTTATTCAACGATTTTAGATTTAAAGGAGTCCTCAAAGTGGAGGGATTCCATTTACTCGTTTTTAAAGAGAGAAGAGCTCCACCGTTCTCGCCTCGTGGGGATTTTGAATGCTAAAAAGACTAATAAGTAG
- a CDS encoding HD-GYP domain-containing protein: protein MLKRLISSTYGKLLITSAFLFLGALILVYFGIKNYLSEGLEKKFKERCQLETKLLASYSWELIKNYEYTQLYKVLEDTVRQDRNLSCLGIYEYGFPLVSVGNCKNKEICKNSLLNEPCYYKVTYEFNTTPVLEFSAYFSTQEIINLIAEIRKFVIVLFLAVFSSMLSILFYVYFKINKRVSEIVTAIKGWNEGKLKTLKQKSWLESGNEFADIIKSVLEMYSNLEKGREIDNKLLLFSKELLNSIVDSDNLDEFLGRTYATLKKFFNIDAVLEYLSEERKVKIEIRDSADVPENILKTILNMVHQGISVLEKKKELEDLLMGAVRALANAVDAMSPWTRGHSERVAEISVILGRKLGLDKKDLRLLEIGALLHDIGKLGVPQSIIDKPGKLTEEEFEIVKKHPEIGYKILEPIQELSDVLPIVLYHHERCNGSGYPKGLKCNEIPLLAKIVAVADVVEAMTAERPYKKSHSLDYVINYILENSGEDKLFDERVVRALCESKEEIRKILSEPTEQ from the coding sequence ATGCTAAAAAGACTAATAAGTAGTACTTATGGAAAATTGCTCATCACATCTGCTTTCCTATTTCTTGGTGCACTAATTCTTGTCTATTTTGGTATAAAAAACTACTTAAGTGAGGGGTTAGAAAAGAAGTTTAAAGAGAGATGTCAACTTGAAACGAAGCTTCTTGCTTCTTATTCATGGGAATTGATAAAAAACTATGAATATACTCAACTCTATAAAGTTTTAGAGGATACTGTTAGACAGGATAGAAATTTATCCTGTTTAGGAATTTATGAGTACGGATTTCCTTTAGTTTCAGTTGGAAACTGCAAGAATAAAGAGATTTGTAAAAATTCCCTTTTGAATGAGCCATGTTACTATAAGGTTACCTATGAATTTAACACAACTCCCGTTCTGGAGTTTTCAGCTTACTTTAGCACCCAAGAGATTATAAATTTAATTGCAGAAATAAGAAAGTTTGTGATTGTTCTCTTTTTAGCTGTATTTTCATCAATGTTATCAATATTGTTTTACGTTTACTTCAAAATAAACAAAAGAGTATCAGAAATCGTTACTGCGATTAAAGGATGGAATGAAGGAAAACTTAAAACTTTAAAGCAAAAAAGTTGGCTTGAATCAGGTAATGAATTTGCTGATATTATCAAGTCCGTTCTTGAAATGTATAGTAACTTGGAAAAAGGAAGGGAGATAGATAATAAGCTTCTCCTATTTTCTAAAGAACTTTTAAACTCCATTGTAGATTCGGATAATCTGGATGAATTCTTAGGTAGAACTTATGCCACGCTAAAAAAGTTCTTTAATATAGATGCTGTCTTAGAATATTTATCCGAAGAAAGAAAAGTTAAAATCGAAATAAGAGATTCTGCAGATGTTCCAGAAAATATTCTAAAAACCATTTTAAACATGGTTCATCAAGGAATTTCTGTATTAGAAAAGAAGAAGGAACTTGAAGACCTTCTGATGGGGGCAGTTAGAGCTCTTGCCAATGCAGTTGATGCAATGTCTCCGTGGACGAGAGGACACAGTGAAAGGGTTGCGGAAATTTCAGTTATTTTAGGAAGAAAACTGGGACTTGATAAAAAGGATTTGAGATTGTTGGAGATTGGAGCTCTACTCCACGACATTGGAAAGTTAGGAGTTCCTCAAAGCATAATAGATAAGCCAGGAAAGTTGACAGAGGAGGAATTTGAAATAGTAAAGAAACATCCTGAAATAGGATATAAAATACTTGAACCTATACAAGAGCTCTCAGATGTCTTACCAATTGTTCTCTATCACCATGAAAGGTGCAACGGCTCCGGATATCCTAAAGGATTAAAGTGTAATGAAATCCCCCTTTTAGCAAAGATTGTTGCAGTTGCCGATGTTGTTGAAGCAATGACTGCTGAAAGACCTTACAAAAAATCCCATTCTCTCGACTATGTGATAAACTACATTTTGGAAAACTCAGGTGAGGATAAACTGTTCGATGAAAGGGTTGTTAGAGCTCTCTGCGAGTCGAAAGAAGAGATAAGAAAAATACTAAGTGAACCTACTGAACAATAA
- a CDS encoding P-II family nitrogen regulator, producing the protein MKKIEAIIKPFKLDEVKEALTEIGISGMTVSEVKGFGRQKGHTELYRGAEYVIDLIPKIKLEIVVSENLVEKALDVIVNSARTGKIGDGKIFVIPVEDAVRIRTGERGDEAL; encoded by the coding sequence ATGAAAAAGATAGAGGCAATCATCAAGCCGTTTAAGCTTGATGAGGTAAAGGAGGCCTTAACAGAAATTGGAATCTCTGGAATGACCGTTTCGGAAGTGAAGGGATTTGGAAGACAAAAGGGACACACAGAACTCTACAGGGGAGCTGAGTACGTTATTGACCTAATCCCGAAGATAAAGCTGGAAATTGTAGTATCGGAGAACTTGGTTGAAAAGGCTTTAGACGTGATTGTTAACTCGGCAAGGACCGGGAAAATCGGGGACGGGAAGATTTTCGTAATTCCCGTTGAAGATGCAGTGAGAATAAGGACGGGAGAAAGAGGGGATGAAGCTCTTTAA
- a CDS encoding ammonium transporter, translating to MRKLLGALPLALMPAAAFAGKAPKLDSGDTAWMLVSTALVMLMTPAGLALFYGGMSRSKNILNTIGMSFLAYCVATVVWVLWGYTLAFGPDVGGFIGGLQKIFMHGIGTDTLSGKIPEFVFAAFQGTFAAITVALASGAVIERMKFSTWLIFSLIWVTVVYAPIAHWVWGGGFLGNDGALDFAGGTVVHINAGIAGLVLALLLGKRKGYGKTAFFPSSVVLTVLGAALLWFGWFGFNAGSELAADGVAGSAFLVTNVAASMAAISWMVTEWIFARKPTLLGAASGAVAGLVAITPAAGFVDVFGALVIGLVAGILGWFGVFVLKKKLGYDDSLDAFGVHGLNGIWGAIATGIFAVKAIGGTPGVLEGNLPQLWIQLKAVIVTIVYSSVMTVVVYFVSSILTGGARVPEEYEVEGLDSAIHGEKGFKL from the coding sequence ATGAGAAAGTTACTGGGAGCTCTGCCGTTAGCCCTAATGCCAGCAGCAGCGTTTGCAGGTAAAGCTCCAAAGCTGGACAGTGGAGATACTGCTTGGATGCTGGTTTCAACAGCCCTTGTAATGCTAATGACACCGGCAGGTCTTGCACTCTTTTACGGAGGAATGTCGAGGAGCAAGAACATACTAAACACCATAGGAATGAGTTTTCTTGCCTACTGTGTAGCAACTGTCGTTTGGGTTCTCTGGGGATACACGTTGGCCTTTGGACCAGACGTTGGAGGATTCATAGGAGGATTACAGAAAATATTCATGCACGGCATAGGAACAGACACTCTAAGCGGAAAGATTCCGGAGTTTGTCTTTGCAGCATTTCAGGGAACGTTCGCAGCAATAACTGTTGCCCTTGCAAGTGGTGCTGTAATTGAGAGAATGAAGTTTTCAACCTGGTTAATCTTTTCACTCATTTGGGTTACGGTGGTTTACGCTCCAATAGCCCACTGGGTTTGGGGTGGTGGATTCTTAGGAAATGATGGAGCCCTAGACTTTGCCGGTGGAACTGTTGTTCACATAAATGCAGGTATTGCAGGATTGGTTCTTGCTTTACTTCTTGGAAAGAGGAAAGGCTACGGGAAAACGGCATTTTTTCCATCTTCTGTCGTTCTGACCGTTTTAGGCGCAGCGCTACTTTGGTTCGGATGGTTCGGATTTAATGCAGGTTCCGAGCTTGCTGCAGACGGGGTTGCCGGTTCTGCATTCTTAGTAACAAACGTTGCCGCATCAATGGCAGCAATTTCGTGGATGGTTACAGAGTGGATTTTTGCAAGGAAACCCACCCTACTTGGTGCTGCATCCGGTGCAGTTGCAGGATTAGTTGCAATTACTCCTGCCGCAGGTTTTGTTGATGTCTTTGGAGCACTCGTAATAGGACTCGTTGCAGGAATTTTGGGATGGTTCGGAGTTTTTGTTTTAAAGAAGAAGTTGGGATACGACGACTCTCTTGATGCCTTTGGAGTTCACGGTTTAAACGGAATATGGGGAGCTATTGCAACTGGAATCTTTGCAGTTAAGGCTATAGGTGGAACTCCCGGTGTCCTCGAAGGGAATCTTCCTCAGCTCTGGATTCAGCTAAAAGCAGTTATCGTAACAATAGTCTACTCCAGTGTAATGACTGTAGTTGTCTACTTTGTTTCATCAATCCTTACAGGTGGTGCAAGAGTTCCTGAAGAATACGAAGTTGAAGGGCTTGACTCTGCAATCCACGGAGAAAAGGGCTTTAAGCTGTAA
- a CDS encoding outer membrane beta-barrel protein encodes MKRALIILTLVLSTVPAVSKAGEIKVNLPEVKLSGGISTTGFNESRAESYGSSTNNIKLTDAVLELSGGDKFGGFDIALGSILEPTVLGSVNNDNVAIVGDHYGILWGYVSALPLKGLEIDAGVLTTNVGYELAATYLNPNITYGLVWNSQPFIYKGARATYNLTDNIQVYAEYDRGDELNGNSKDHAFAVGSIGTVKDVSYKLTYFDYENYKNLIDFTLGYKIKNVQLALNGDYQWLDEDSSKKGYGVVLYIIPEFRKISIPLRAEYVKDKDNSGIYGFNNKGTYSLTITPTYKLSDDTTVRAEYSYVKSNDDNAFNGSDHKGIASVQLSFTF; translated from the coding sequence ATGAAGCGCGCACTTATAATTCTAACATTAGTACTTTCTACGGTACCGGCAGTTTCAAAGGCAGGAGAGATTAAGGTAAACCTGCCAGAAGTAAAGTTGAGCGGTGGAATTTCTACAACAGGCTTCAACGAGTCAAGGGCAGAGAGTTATGGGAGCTCCACAAACAACATAAAGTTGACAGATGCTGTTTTAGAGCTCTCAGGAGGAGATAAGTTTGGAGGTTTTGACATTGCCTTAGGTTCAATTTTAGAACCTACAGTTTTAGGCAGTGTAAACAACGACAACGTTGCCATTGTAGGAGACCACTATGGAATTCTATGGGGATACGTCTCTGCCCTACCCTTAAAGGGACTTGAGATTGATGCCGGTGTTTTAACGACAAACGTAGGTTACGAGCTTGCTGCAACCTATCTAAATCCAAACATTACGTACGGTTTAGTGTGGAACTCCCAGCCCTTTATCTACAAAGGTGCAAGAGCTACATACAATCTCACAGACAACATTCAGGTATACGCCGAGTACGATAGGGGAGACGAGTTAAACGGAAATAGTAAGGACCATGCCTTTGCAGTGGGAAGTATTGGAACGGTTAAGGATGTTAGCTATAAGTTAACCTATTTCGACTATGAAAACTATAAAAACCTCATAGACTTCACTTTAGGCTATAAGATTAAGAACGTTCAACTTGCACTAAATGGAGACTACCAGTGGCTTGACGAGGACAGTAGTAAGAAAGGTTATGGAGTTGTGCTCTATATTATTCCCGAATTCAGAAAAATCTCTATTCCCTTAAGAGCCGAGTATGTAAAGGACAAGGACAATTCGGGAATCTACGGGTTTAACAACAAAGGAACCTATTCCCTTACAATTACTCCAACCTACAAACTCTCCGACGACACAACGGTTAGAGCTGAATACTCCTACGTTAAGAGTAATGACGATAATGCCTTTAACGGCTCAGACCACAAAGGTATAGCTTCTGTTCAACTCTCTTTCACCTTTTAG
- a CDS encoding lysophospholipid acyltransferase family protein, whose translation MEQLTKKYPWVKRKKAYWVWLHTVARLLGFLCRLRVIGRENIPDRGPVLLMANHRSYLDPPLVAYAVMKRPVFFMAKSELFEMPVLSTLIKHWGNAFPVKRGRADLTALKTALEVLGKGELVCIFPEGQRAPAGRFVRPKWGAGMVALKSGVPVVPCLIEGSEALIGKEKLIGGVPRVTIAFGKPFQLDLEDRKDNYQKAADFIMEKIKELKGEDKSS comes from the coding sequence ATGGAACAGTTAACAAAAAAATATCCTTGGGTAAAAAGAAAAAAGGCCTACTGGGTCTGGCTTCATACTGTTGCTCGTCTTTTAGGTTTTTTATGCAGACTAAGAGTTATCGGTAGGGAGAACATTCCGGACAGAGGACCAGTTCTTCTAATGGCAAACCACAGAAGCTACCTTGACCCACCACTTGTTGCGTATGCAGTGATGAAGAGACCTGTTTTCTTTATGGCAAAATCGGAACTCTTTGAAATGCCTGTTCTCTCAACGTTGATAAAACACTGGGGAAATGCATTCCCCGTAAAGAGGGGAAGGGCAGATTTAACAGCCCTTAAAACAGCCTTAGAGGTTTTAGGAAAAGGGGAATTGGTTTGTATTTTTCCGGAAGGACAGAGAGCTCCAGCCGGCAGGTTTGTTAGACCAAAGTGGGGAGCAGGAATGGTTGCTTTAAAGTCGGGAGTTCCAGTTGTTCCATGTTTAATAGAGGGAAGTGAGGCTCTGATAGGTAAGGAAAAACTCATAGGAGGAGTACCGAGAGTTACTATTGCATTTGGTAAGCCCTTTCAATTAGATTTAGAGGATAGAAAGGACAATTATCAAAAGGCTGCCGATTTTATAATGGAGAAAATAAAGGAGCTAAAGGGTGAAGATAAAAGTAGCTAA